One genomic segment of Salarias fasciatus chromosome 8, fSalaFa1.1, whole genome shotgun sequence includes these proteins:
- the LOC115392969 gene encoding tripartite motif-containing protein 16-like, producing the protein MAQKGVELDRESFSCSICLDLLKDPVTIPCGHSYCMECIQSFWGEEDEEKIHSCPQCRQPFTARPVLVKSTMLAALMEELKRSGLQAAPADHCYAGAEDVACDVCTGRKLKAFKSCVVCVASFCEQHLQFHYDSAAFKKHKLVDPSKTLQDNMCSRHDEVMKMFCRTDQQCICFLCSVDQHKGHDTVSAAAERTERQRELEESRHIIQQRIQDAEKDVKLLEQEVKNIHVSADQTVEDCEKTFSQLIRLLQERSRDVEQQVRSQQQTEVSRVRELQEKLEQEIAELKRTDGQLEQLSHTEDHTEFLLSFPSLSALSESTHSSSFHTAPLRYFEDVTAAVSEARDKLQDILSETWTNISLRVTEVDVLLSQPEPTTRAAFFRYSCELTLDPNTVNNWLLLSEGNRKVTLMKIEQFYSEHPDRFSICYQVLSRESLTGRCYWEVEMRGDIRVAVAYKNISRELWTESGFGNNDKSWALRCSNNSYSFYHNNVVTPVSGPPSSRVGVFLDHTAGILSFYSIFETMTLLHRVQTTFTQPLLAGVWCNSWFLSGSSAELMKLK; encoded by the coding sequence atggcGCAGAAAGGAGttgagctggacagagagagcttctcttgttccatctgtctggatctcctgaaggatccggtgactattccctgtggacacagctactgcatGGAGTGTATTCAAAGCTTCTGgggtgaagaggatgaggagaaaatCCACAGCTGCCCTCAGTGCAGGCAGCCGTTCACAGCCAGGCCTGTCCTGGTGAAAAGCACCATGTTAgcagctctgatggaggagctgaagaggagcggacttcaagctgctcctgctgatcactgctatgctggagctgaagatgtGGCCTGTGATGTCTGCACTGGAAGAAAACTCAAAGCTTTCAAGtcctgtgtggtgtgtgtggcctcTTTCTGTGAGCAGCACCTTCAGTTTCATTATGATTCAGCTGCTTTCAAGAAGCACAAGCTGGTGGATCCCTCCAAGACGCTGCAGGACAACATGTGCTCTCGTCACGATGAGGTGATGAAGATGTTCTGCCGCACCGATCAGCAGTGcatctgtttcctctgctctgtggacCAACACAAAGGCCACGACACAgtgtcagctgcagcagagaggacggagaggcagagggagctggaggagagtcgaCACATCATCCAGCAGAGGATCCAGGACGCAGAGAAagacgtgaagctgctggaacagGAGGTGAAGAACATCCATGtctctgctgatcagacagtgGAGGACTGTGAGAAGACCTTCAGCCAGCTGATCCGTCTCCTCCAGGAAAGAAGCAGAGATGTTGAGCAGCAGgtcagatcccagcagcaaacagaggtgagtcgagtgcgagagcttcaggagaagctggagcaggagatcgctgagctgaagaggacagacggccagctggagcagctctcacacacagaggatCACACAGAGTTTCTGCTCAGTTTCCCATCACTGTCAGCTCTCAGTGAGTCCACACACTCATCCAGCTTCCacactgctcctctcagatactttgaggatgtgacagcagctgtgtcagaggCCCGAGACAAACTCCAGGACATCCTGAGTGAAACATGGACAAACATCTCACTGAGAGTGACTGAAGTGGATGTTTTACTGTCACAACCAGAGCCAACGACCAGAGCTGCTTTCTTCAGATACTCATGTGAACTCACACTGGATCCAAACACAGTAAACAACTGGCTGTTATTATCAGAGGGAAACAGAAAAGTCACATTAATGAAGATTGAACAGTTTTATTCTGAACATCCAGACAGATTCTCTATATGTTATCAGGTTCTGAGtagagagagtctgactggacgttgttactgggaggtggagatgagaggagacaTTCGTGTAGCAGTCGCATACAAGAATATCAGCAGAGAACTTTGGACTGAAAGCGGTTTTGGTAATAATGACAAATCATGGGCTTTGCGTTGTTCCAACAACAGCTATAGTTTTTATCACAACAATGTTGTAACTCCAGTGTCaggtcctccttcctccagagtgggagtgttCCTGGATCACACAGCAGGTATTCTGTCCTTCTACAGCATCTTTGAgaccatgactctcctccacagagtccagaccacatTCACTCAGCCGCTCCTCGCTGGAGTCTGGTGTAATAGTTGGTTTCTCTCTGGATCAAGTGCAGAGTTGATGAAGCTGAAATAG
- the LOC115392977 gene encoding tripartite motif-containing protein 16-like: MAQKGVELDRESFSCSICLDLLKDPVTIPCGHSYCMECIQSFWGEEDEEKIHSCPQCRQTFTARPVLVKNTMLAALMEELKRSGLQAAPADHCYAGAEDVACDVCTGRKLKAFKSCVVCVASFCEQHLQFHYDSAAFTKHKLVDPSKTLQDNMCSRHDEVMKMFCRTDQQCICFLCSVDQHKGHDTVSAAAERTERQRELEESRHIIQQRIQDAEKAVKLLEQEAKNIHVSADQTVEDCEKTFSQLIRLLQERSRAVEQQVRSQQQTEVSRVRELQEKLEQEIAELKRTDGQLEQLSHTEDHTEFLLSFPSLSALSESTHSSSFHTAPLRYFEDVTAAVSEARDKLQDILSETWTNISLRVTEVDVLLPQPEPTTRAAFFRYSRELTLDPNTVNKQLLLSEGNRKVTYMMTDQPYSEHPDRFTIYCQVVSRESLTGRCYWEVEMRGEVCVAVAYKNISRRGYPESCFGHNDKSWALYCDKNSYRFYHDKVKTPVSGPPSSRVGVFLDHTAGILSFYSISETMTLLHRVQTTFTQPLLAGV; encoded by the exons atggcGCAGAAAGGAGTTGAGTTGGACAGAGAGAGCttctcttgttccatctgtctggatctcctgaaggatccggtgactattccctgtggacacagctactgcatGGAGTGTATTCAAAGCTTCTGgggtgaagaggatgaggagaaaatCCACAGCTGCCCTCAGTGCAGGCAGACGTTCACAGCCAGGCCTGTCCTGGTGAAAAACACCATGTTAgcagctctgatggaggagctgaagaggagcggacttcaagctgctcctgctgatcactgctatgctggagctgaagatgtGGCCTGTGATGTCTGCACTGGAAGAAAACTCAAAGCTTTCAAGtcctgtgtggtgtgtgtggcctcTTTCTGTGAGCAGCACCTTCAGTTTCATTATGATTCAGCTGCTTTCACGAAGCACAAGCTGGTGGATCCCTCCAAGACGCTGCAGGACAACATGTGCTCTCGTCACGATGAGGTGATGAAGATGTTCTGCCGCACCGATCAGCAGTGcatctgtttcctctgctctgtggacCAACACAAAGGCCACGACACAgtgtcagctgcagcagagaggacggagaggcagagggagctggaggagagtcgaCACATCATCCAGCAGAGGATCCAGGATGCAGAGAAAGCCgtgaagctgctggaacagGAGGCGAAGAACATCCATGtctctgctgatcagacagtgGAGGACTGTGAGAAGACCTTCAGCCAGCTGATCCGTCTCCTCCAGGAAAGAAGCAGAGCTGTTGAGCAGCAGgtcagatcccagcagcaaacagaggtgagtcgagtgcgagagcttcaggagaagctggagcaggagatcgctgagctgaagaggacagacggccagctggagcagctctcacacacagaggatCACACAGAGTTTCTGCTCAGCTTCCCCTCACTGTCAGCTCTCAGTGAGTCCACACACTCATCCAGCTTCCacactgctcctctcagatactttgaggatgtgacagcagctgtgtcagaggCCCGAGACAAACTCCAGGACATCCTGAGTGAAACATGGACAAACATCTCACTGAGAGTGACTGAAGTGGATGTTTTACTGCCACAACCAGAGCCAACGACCAGAGCTGCTTTCTTCAGATACTCGCGTGAACTCACACTGGATCCAAACACAGTAAACAAACAGCTGTTATTATCAGAGGGAAACAGGAAAGTCACATACATGATGACTGACCAGCCTTATTCTGaacatccagacagattcactATATATTGCCAGGTTGTGAGtagagagagtctgactggacgttgttactgggaggtggagatgagaggagaggtTTGTGTAGCAGTCGCATACAAGAATATCAGCAGAAGAGGTTATCCTGAAAGCTGTTTTGGTCATAATGACAAATCATGGGCTTTATATTGTGACAAGAACAGTTATAGATTTTATCACGACAAAGTTAAAACTCCGGTGTCAggtcctccgtcctccagagtgggagtgttCCTGGATCACACAGCAGGTATTCTGTCCTTCTACAGCATCTCTGAgaccatgactctcctccacagagtccagaccacatTCACTCAGCCGCTCCTCGCTGGAGTCT AA